A region of Silurus meridionalis isolate SWU-2019-XX chromosome 15, ASM1480568v1, whole genome shotgun sequence DNA encodes the following proteins:
- the smad7 gene encoding mothers against decapentaplegic homolog 7, producing the protein MFRTRRSGLVRRLWRSRAPVDVDGEEAAADAGTHGAGGSGRGNGGLCMGKATKAVGKAGGGSVGSGAEAELKALTHSVLKKIKEKQLEVLLQAVESKGGARSPCLMLPGRVDASSLPLLLFKVFRWPDLRHWSQLKRLPCCESYGKINPELVCCNPHHMSRLCEPESPPPPYSRYPVDLLKSPDSPDSMPASTETGGTIHSAPVGFSDSQGLQECGEREHWCVVAYWEEKTRVGRLYSVRESSLDIFYDLPQGTGFCLGQLCSDSRSALVHMVRPKIGYGIQLSREADGVWVYNRSRYPIFIKSATLDDPSSRTLLVHKVFPGFSIKAFDYEKAKSLQRPNDHEFSHQPRAGFTVQISFVKGWGQCYTRQFISSCPCWLELIFNSR; encoded by the exons ATGTTCAGGACCAGACGGTCGGGGCTCGTCCGGCGACTCTGGAGGAGCCGCGCGCCCGTCGACGTCGACGGGGAGGAGGCAGCGGCAGACGCCGGGACGCACGGCGCGGGAGGAAGCGGAAGAGGAAACGGAGGCTTGTGCATGGGCAAAGCGACCAAGGCCGTCGGTAAGGCCGGCGGTGGGAGCGTGGGCTCGGGCGCGGAGGCCGAACTGAAGGCGCTCACGCACTCGGTGCTGAAGAAGATCAAGGAGAAGCAGCTGGAGGTGCTGCTGCAGGCCGTGGAGTCGAAGGGCGGAGCGCGTAGCCCGTGCCTCATGCTGCCCGGCCGAGTGGACGCGTCCTCGCTCCCGCTGCTGCTCTTCAAGGTTTTCCGCTGGCCAGACCTACGACACTGGTCGCAGCTGAAACGGTTACCGTGCTGTGAATCCTACGGGAAGATCAACCCGGAGCTGGTGTGCTGCAACCCGCACCACATGAGCCGCCTGTGCGAGCCCG aaTCCCCTCCTCCTCCGTACTCACGCTATCCAGTGGACTTACTGAAGTCACCCG ATTCTCCAGACTCGATGCCTGCTTCCACTGAAACTGGGGGAACGATACATTCAGCCCCTGTGGGGTTTTCAG attCCCAAGGTCTTCAGGAGTGTGGCGAGCGTGAGCACTGGTGTGTGGTGGCATACTGGGAGGAGAAAACGCGAGTCGGCCGCTTGTATTCAGTCCGCGAGTCTTCGCTGGACATCTTCTATGACCTACCTCAGGGCACAGGCTTCTGCCTGGGCCAGCTGTGCTCGGACAGCCGCAGCGCACTGGTGCACATGGTGCGGCCCAAAATCGGCTACGGCATCCAGCTGAGCCGCGAGGCCGACGGCGTGTGGGTGTACAACCGCAGCCGCTACCCCATCTTTATCAAATCAGCCACGCTGGACGACCCTTCGTCACGAACGCTACTCGTGCACAAGGTCTTTCCCGGGTTCTCCATCAAAGCCTTCGATTACGAGAAGGCCAAGAGCCTGCAGAGACCCAACGACCACGAGTTCAGCCATCAGCCACGTGCCGGATTTACCGTGCAGATCAGCTTCGTCAAGGGCTGGGGTCAGTGCTACACCAGACAGTTCATTAGCAGCTGCCCCTGCTGGCTCGAACTCATCTTCAATAGCCGGTAG